The Paenarthrobacter aurescens region CGGCCCAAGCCACCCAACGGAAGGTAGGCAACCACGGAAACTGTGGCGATGACCTGCAAAACAGCTGTACGGATACCACCAAACATCACCTGCAGGCCGTTGGGCACCTCCACGCGGAAGAGGATCTGAAGTTCGGTCATCCCCATGGCCCGGGCGGCGTCCACCACAGTGGCATCGACGCTGGAAATTCCTGCATAGGTCCCCGCCAGGAGCGGGGGTACGGTGAGGATGACCAACGCCCAGACAGGCGGCATCAGGCCACTGCCGGCAAGCAGCGCGAAGAGCACCAGCAACCCGAGCGTGGGGAGGGCACGTAACGCACCGGCCACAGCCACGGCAACCACGCGGCCACGGCCGGTGTGCCCAATATAGAGGCCGATAGGCACTGCGATGGCAGCCGCAATAAGGAGAACCAAAGCACTGTATTGCAGGTGCTCCAGCAAACGGGTGGGGATGCCTCCGGTGCCGGTCCAGTTCTTGGGGTTGGTCAGCCAGGCAATGGTTTCCGCAAAAATGTTCATGCCGACGCTCCAGGGTCCGGGCGCAAACCCGCAGGCCGTGTGGCAGCTCCGGCCTTGGGTTCCGTGGCCAGGGCGTTGGCGTCCGGACGCGGCGACTTTCCACCGGCAGCCCGGGTCCACGGGGTCAACA contains the following coding sequences:
- a CDS encoding ABC transporter permease — translated: MNIFAETIAWLTNPKNWTGTGGIPTRLLEHLQYSALVLLIAAAIAVPIGLYIGHTGRGRVVAVAVAGALRALPTLGLLVLFALLAGSGLMPPVWALVILTVPPLLAGTYAGISSVDATVVDAARAMGMTELQILFRVEVPNGLQVMFGGIRTAVLQVIATVSVVAYLPLGGLGRYLFDGLVLQDFPRMLGGSLLIAGLAIAVDLILAGVQRLVLSPGLTLDSRGRQKAADDLTASVPAGAAVQGGTP